The following coding sequences are from one Gemmatimonadota bacterium window:
- a CDS encoding enoyl-CoA hydratase/isomerase family protein, protein MLEVIDHGPIRELQIAHPPVNALRPKVLAALREALEAALGEGAGAVVISGAPGFFSAGLDVPFMLEGGDAAAIATFEELFALRSALVMSAVPVAAAITGHSPAGGAVLAICCDYRVMAEGKYKIGLNEVQVGLPVSHVLLANLSRLVGPRHAERMCVEGRLLSPQEAYDIGLVDSLVPTEQVVPTALEWCERLLAAPSRAMLRTRAVARADLVDLYADPQRPGPEEFIEAWSSEETQAAMRALVARLKNKG, encoded by the coding sequence ATGTTGGAAGTGATCGATCACGGTCCGATCCGCGAGCTTCAGATCGCGCATCCTCCCGTCAATGCGCTGCGCCCGAAAGTTCTGGCGGCTCTGAGAGAGGCGCTGGAAGCGGCACTGGGCGAGGGTGCCGGGGCGGTCGTGATCTCGGGCGCGCCGGGCTTCTTCTCGGCAGGGCTCGACGTGCCCTTCATGCTCGAGGGGGGCGACGCAGCGGCCATCGCGACCTTCGAAGAGCTCTTCGCCCTGAGAAGCGCACTCGTCATGTCGGCCGTGCCGGTAGCGGCAGCCATCACCGGGCATAGTCCCGCAGGTGGCGCCGTACTTGCCATCTGCTGTGACTATCGCGTGATGGCGGAGGGTAAATACAAGATTGGGCTCAACGAGGTTCAGGTGGGTCTGCCCGTCTCCCACGTGCTGCTCGCCAACCTCAGTCGGCTGGTTGGACCTCGACACGCGGAGCGCATGTGCGTTGAGGGGCGATTGCTCTCTCCGCAGGAGGCGTACGACATCGGGCTGGTGGACAGTCTGGTGCCTACGGAGCAGGTGGTCCCCACCGCGCTGGAATGGTGTGAGAGGCTGCTTGCCGCGCCTTCGCGGGCAATGCTCCGTACCCGGGCCGTCGCCCGCGCCGATCTTGTCGACCTGTACGCTGACCCCCAACGCCCGGGCCCCGAGGAGTTCATCGAGGCGTGGTCGAGCGAGGAAACCCAAGCGGCCATGCGTGCTCTGGTGGCGCGGCTCAAGAACAAGGGCTAA